The genomic segment CTGTACTTGGGCTTGCTGATGTCCTGGAAGGACTCTGGGCTCTAATTCTCCAGCATGGCGTCTCTTAAGACTATGGCCAAGTTGAAGATGCCGCCCATGGGCTTGAGTTGCGTAGCCTCGGCGATGAGGCCCCGGGCCCCCTCCAGCGAGCTGGCGTTGCTGGTGGACACCTGCACCTGCACGCCCAGATGCCTCCACTCTCGGACCTTCTTGGCCTGGTAGCCTGTCCGGATCCCGGAGCGAGCCATTAGCACCAGCTTCTGGGCCCCGCGCTTTATCAGCCACTGGGCCAGCTCCAAGCCGAAGCCACCCAGGCCACCGGCGGCGACTTAGCTCATGTGGGGCAGGAAGAAGGTCTTGGAGATGGCCGCAATCAGCGTGGGTTTGGCCCCCTTCAGCACAGCCTCCGGCTCCTCCGCACGCACCTGCATGACGACTTTGCCAATGTGCTTCCCCTGGGCCATGTAGTGGAAGGCGTCCTCCACCTGGGTCCTGGGGAACACGGTGCACTTGAGGGGCTGCACTACTCCATTGTGGATGCCAGGCTGCAAAAGTGCTGTCACCTCCCGCCAGGCAGCACTGGCATAGTTGAAGAGCAAGTCCAGAAGGATCCTGTGGAAGGTCACGTTCTTCAAGAAGATGGCCATGCCAAGCGGGTGATTGTTAGAAAGGTCAAATTTGCCAGTTTCCAGGAAGCGGCCGTGCTGAGCCAAGCACCTCATGCTGGCTTGCAGCTTCTCTTCCGCCAAGGAGTTCAGGACCAGGTCAACGCCCTTCCCGCCTGTGCTTCTCGAATGACGTGTCCCTCGAGTTGGTGAAGCTGGTGCTGTCAAGCTGGGAGAATCTGGCCTGGAGGTATGCCTGTTTCTCGGCCGACCTCATGGTGGTGAAGACGTGGCAGCCCAGACTGAGGGCGATGGCGATGGCGGCCTGGCCCATGCCACCCGAGCCTGAGTGGATGAGCACCGTCTCCCTGCGCTGCACCCGCCCGCGCACCACCAGTGCATAGTAGGCTGTGGTGTAGACGACGGGCACCAAGGCCGCCTCCTCGCTGCACCTTGCCCAGCCCGCCAGCCCTGGTGCCCAGCTCTGCACGGTCTACTACACCTCCCTCAACTTCCGCAACATCATGCTGGCCATTGGCAAGCTGTCCCCTGACGCCATCCCAGGGAAATGGCCACCAAGGACTGCTTGCTGGGTATGGAGTTCTCAGGCCGGGACACCAGCGGCAAGCTTGTGATGGGGCTGGTGCCCACCGAGGGCCTGGCCACCTCTGTCCTGCTGTCACCGGACTTCCTCTGGGATGTGCCCTCCCACTGGACCCTCTCTCAGGGCAGCCACCATATTGCCAAGGGCTGAGGCTGGGTCCCTGAGAGCAGCCACTGCACAGTTGCACACCAAGAGATCAGTGCTGCCCAGGGCGCTGGGGGCAGGGTCCGAGGGGTCCCACTGGCCCTGGGCGATGCCATGCTGCTGCAGCCTCCAGGGCCTGAGGGTGGTGGTCAGTGGCCGTGTAGCTCAGCTGCAGCAGGGGCTGCGTGTTGAGCAGGCCTGGGATGTGGGAATACAGGTGACCATGGCCAGCCAGCACCTCTACCACCTTCATCTTCAGGCTGGGGATGTTCTCCAGGTCTGTGTCCACACAGGCCTTGAGTGCTAGGGAGTCCAGGAGGCCACTGAGCAGAGGGTCCTCTGGCAACTCAAACATTTCCTGGGCAAGCAACTGTGCCAGCCCCAGCTGTAGATTCTCGTTAAGCTGAAGCTCACAAGCAGCTGACAGCAGCTGGGGCAGTGCCTGCTGCAGGGAGTCCTGGGGGACCTGGGCCCCATCCAGTCTGGGCACCATCATCTTCAGCCCCTGCTGGGTCACCTTAGTCTGCAGTGCCTGCACCAGTCCCTTGCACAGCCACAGCTCCTCCTTCAGAGCAGTGTTCCCAGATAGGCACCCATCCTCCACATGGGGCGTGAAACAAAACTTCTCCAGGATGGGCGCCCAGTGTTCCTGCTGTCGCCGCGGGGCTGCTGAGGCATGGAGCAGGAAGAGGTGGACGCCTCCAGTCACTGTGGTCTTCAGGCACCTGCTCACCACCACATCAGCCACTTGGGCCTCGTCCTGCTGTGTGTACAGCTTCGGCCTGTGGGTGGCAGGGTCGATGTGGATGGCAGTGATGCGGGTGGGCAGCAGCAGGCTGCACTGGCTTTTGCTCAGGATGGACATCTGCAGCATGGCATCCAGGAAGGGCACCCAGTAGTCCATCCATAGTAGCTTACCCAAGTTGCCATCCAGGCTGGCCTCCAGGATGCCCTGGAAGTGAGGGCCATATTTGTAGCCATACAGACGCAGGTTCTtgtacacttcagcctggaccaGGAAGAATGGCtccctggggctgggggcagggcttTCCGGGTGGTCAAAGAGCCTGGGGTCAGGGTCCTCCCACTGATACACCTTCCCACTCACTATCAGGTGACCACTCTCTGACAGTTCGAAGGTGTGGGAGGCCTCCAGGAGCCACACCTCCAGGGACATGGTCCCAGTCTTAGGCAGGATGGTGGCCTGGTGCACCTCCACGTCCTCAAACACCACGGGCAGCTGTTCCACGGCCAGGCCCAGGGCACGGGCCAGCATCTTCCACACGAGGCACAGATAGCCAGTGGCAGGGAAGACGATACGGCCGTTGATGCGGTGGTCCACCAGGTAGTGGTCAGGAGACTCAGGACTGGTGTCAATGGTGTAGATGGTGGCCGATGGGGAACCAGAACCACTGGGGAAGTCCTCGGCGGCTGGCACATCCCAGGCCAGGCTGTGGTCCCACTTGATGAGCAGGGAGATGAGGGGCATTCCTCGGGGAACCAGGAACTCCACAGGTGGGAACAAGGCAGTGGGGTTGGCATCAATGCCTGAGAGGTGCAGCTTGCTGATGCCAGTGAGGAATAGCTCCAGGTTGTCCCTGTGGTCCTTCTTCATCAGGGGGATGATGGTGCAGCTTGGCTTCAGGCCACACTTCAAGACAGCCTGCAGCAGGGTGTGGGGCACGATCTCCAGCACCACTGCATGCTCAGGCAAGTGCCCCAGGGCCTCCTGGAACAGCGCGGGGCTCACCAGGTTGTTGACGTTGTACTCAGGGGAGCATGTGTATGCCAGGCTGGTGTGCCACTGGGCCTCGAGGATGGAGGTGCTGAACCAGCAGGCCTATCGTGGCTTCAGCTCCTGGATCATCTTCTTGAGTGCCTGCAGCAGCGGGGGTGCGATGCCCTCCATCAAGTAGGAGTGGAAAGCCATGCTGCCCATCCGCACCTTCTTGGCAAACAcgccctcctgcttcagctgttCCACGAACTCGTATACCGGGCCCTGAGGCCCCGAGATGGTCACCATGTCCTCAGAGTTGTGGCAGGCAGACACCATGCCCGGGGGACAGCGCTGCTTACACTCCTCCCAGGACAAGCCCACAGCTGCCATGGCGCCTTTTGGGATGTTGGCTTCTTTGATGTACTGCGCTCTCCAGTAGGCGGAGAGAACAGCTTCCTCCTGGGACAGGCAGCCATCAGCGTAACCACAGGCCACTTTCCCCAGGGAGTGACCGATGATGCCATCTGGCCTCAGCCCCATGCAGCTCAGCAGGTCTATGAGGCCTATCTGGATGGCGGTCAGGCTCACAAAGGCGTGGATGATGTTGTCAAAGGTACTCTCGTCTTGCTCAGCAGCAGCTGTGACGCCTTCAGGCCGAGTGGGTTCACAGCCTCGTCAGAGCGTAGAATGGAGTCTCGGAAGAGGCTCAGGCACATGAGGCTGAGCTCCATCCCACATCACTGCGTGCCCATCCCAGAGCAGATGAACCAGAGTGGGCGCTCGCCAGTGGGCACCTGCTGCACCTTCAGGCCACTGCTCTTGCCACACAGCATGGCGTAGCCACGGAAGGGCATGGCAGTGGTGGAGGCAGCTGCAATGTCATTCAGCATGCTCAGGAAGGCCAGGTCCTGGCTGTGCTGGAGGCCCTGCTCCAGCAGTTTCTGCATGGCCTCGGGGGGTGCATCCACTGGCCTGCAGCAGATGGGGCAGGGTGGCGTGTGGGGCAGGTGCTGGGGGCGGCTGTGTGTTGGGCTTCAGGATGACATGTACGTTGGAACCCCCAAAGCCGAAGGAGTTGATGCCCATATTGCCACCACGGACGGGCAGGGGCTGCTCCACCACTTGCAGCCGCCTGTCCAGCAGTGCTGGGATCTCAGGGTTGGGGTTGTGGAAGTGCAGGTTGGGGGCCCAGAGCCTGTGCTCCAGGGACAGCAGCACCTTGGCCAGGGCTGCCAGCCCCGAGGCTGTCTATGGGTGCCCCATGTTGGACTTGGTGGAGCCGATCAGCAGTGGCTCCTGGTGGGTGGCACACAGGGCTTGGCCGATGCCCTTCAGCTCCTGGGGGTCACCCACCTTGGTGCCCATGCCGTGGGTTTCAATGTACTCCAGCGACTCGGGGGCCACTCCGGCCGGCTGATACAAGGAGCTGATGAGCTGCTCCTGGACCTCCCCAGAGGAGAAGCTTGTAGCCCAGAACAGAATGACTTTAAAACAACTTAAAGACAGGTATCCTCTGAAATGGTTTGTGGCTGGAGTAGGAGCAAACAGCAAAATTAGTGCACTGAAAGGCTCCAAAGGAAAAGACTGTGAAAtccctgtgcctgtgtgtgtttcaATAACTGATGAAAATGGTAAAATTATAGGAGAACTCAATAAAGAGGATGACAGAATTCTGGTAGCTGAAGGAGGTCTTGGTGGTAAATTTCTTACAAACTTCTCACCATTGAAAGGCCAGAAACAAGTAATTCACCTTGATCTAAAACTTATAGCTGATGTAGGCCTAGTAGGATTCCCAAATGCTGGAAAATCCTCTTTGCTAAGTCAAGTTTCTCATGCAAAACCTGCGATTGCAGATTACACATTTACAGCATTAAAGCCTGAACTTGGAAAGATTATGTACAATAATTTCAGATATCAGTAGCTGATCTTCCAGGTTTAATAGAAGGAGCACATATGAACAAAGGAATGGGCCACAATTTCTCAAGCATATAGAAAGAACTAGACAActactttttgttgttgatatttCTGGATTTCAGCTTTCTTATCGCACTCAATACAGAACTGGTTTTGAAACCATAATAATACAAAAGAATTGGAATTGTACAAAGAGGAGGTTCAGACAAAACCTGCACTTTTGGCAGTTAATAAAATGGACTTTCCAGATGCTCAAGATAAGCTCCATGAATTGACGAACCAGCTCCAGAATCCTAAagattttctgcatttatttggaaaaaacatGATTCCAGAGAGGACTATAGAGTTCCAACATATCATCCCCATATCTGCAGTTACTGGAGAAGGAATTGAAGAATTAAAGAACTGTATAAGAGAGTCACTGGATGAACAGGCCAACCAGGAAAATGATGCATATCATAAGAAACAGTTGCTTAATTTGTAAATTTCTGATAAAGTATCTTCAAGTGAGCCACCATCATCAAAGCATGCTGTTACTAGTTCCAAagtgaataaatttaaatatattaaaaatgatattgatggaatgctaaaaaaaaaaaaaaaaaaacaaaccctgggAGGGCTGGGACTTAGAATCGTGGAGTCCCATATGTTCATATAGTTTGAACTAATGGGTTAAGGTCACTCTATCATATAAATGAACCCAGTGATGTTCTCCACAGTTAGATAATGGTAATGAACAGCATATGTTCATTACCATCTGCAGCCAGGATTCAGAAGTCAAGTCAGGAGgtgaagagggaaaaaagatgACCCCAGAAAGAGGCAACATCAGAGTGGTGGACAGAGCTATCACACCTGGCGGCATAGCTGAGCCTCTGACTAACATACAGTGATGTTCAATGTACACAATTTGATCATGAACATCTCTTAGTAGCAAGGTGTATGTGTATTCACCCTTGTACAATACATTCTTTCACCTGTGCCTCCCCTGAGGCCCTACCCTGCTATAGAGAGCTCATTGAGGTACAGGAGCCTAGAGCAAAGCTAACTTAGTCATGCAGATGCCAAATCTGAGATTTGGACCACagtacatacttttaaaaataataaattatccaATACTATCTAACTATGGAGAACATCACTAGGTTCATTTATATGATAGAGTGACCTTAACCCATTAGTTCAAACCATATCCAATTCTCTCTTTTTAGTGCATTGAAACATGATTCTTTGCCGACCTTCCATATTTATAAACATCAGTATGGCaccaaaaatctaaaatatgcaatttaaaaaaatgtggcagtTGTAACTGTGAATTTGGTGGGAACTTGATACCTGAACCAATATTTCTTCAGCTGGCAAAGTGAAGCTCTTCCCTCTTCTTTATGAGATTGCAGCagaatgcaatttaaaaagcAGGAGAGAATTAGGGATCATTCAGGCTCAACTTTATTCCACCACAACCCTTGTTTTTCAACCAAAGTAAAAGAAGCTCATGCATGTTGAGTGGCTAGCTCTTGGAGATCTTCTTGTTAGGATCCCTTCAGGAGTGGTACCATGTCTTCTGGCTCTTGGCCTGCTGCTCCATCCACGTGACGTAGAAGAGTCACAATGAGATGACAGACAGACACAAGTGCTACAAAACCTTTGACAAAATCAACAGCTGTGGGTTCCTTGCCAGTTACTAGCAAAACAAAGATGTAAAACtaaaattgttatatttataCCATTAATAAATGTTACAAGGTTATAAATATCATACAGTGTATGAGGAATTCCTGCCGTCTTTCTTATAAACCCACTGTATGGATGCTTTCTCACACATGCTGTTCTATCAGGAACCATCTTCCTGTTTCTGCCAGCCTGCCTGATCTCATCCAAAAGCTCAGAAGAGTCTGGCTCTCACCTGCAGGTTCAGGGAAGCCCCAGTAGCTCACTCATCACTTTCTACTCTCTCCTATTCTCCACTGCAACTTAAAGATTCTCCACATCTTACCTCAAGACAATAACCCCATGGTCACAGCAAAGCACTGAGTATAGccacaatatattttttacaaatatactttaaattaccTGGTAtcagtaaaaagaaatatatacatatagtaaaGTCATCACTTCACACCTCTGGCTGCTTCACTTGGGGATCGGGAACACTAATTTCTTAAAGATCCTTCCAGAAATAATCCTGTACCATtatatgcatgtacatgtatatatcttttttgtAAATTTCAATTGAGAACATATTTTGGGTTTCCCATGACTACCTCATGGTCATGATTTGCTTGGTGATTCACCAGAATGACTCACGTAAGTCAAAAAGTTATGCTAACAGCTAAGATATGTCACTGCAAAGGATACTGTGCTGGAACTGTGAGACACAGGTATGCATAAGAGAAGACTAGAGAGGTCAGGCCTAGGTTTCCACATTCCCTTTCTCTGCGAGAATTATGCAAACACTCCCTTTCCAGCTGCAAATTGCAGAGATGTGTGGCAGGCATCTCCACCTCAAAAAGTCCATGCAAATCTCAAGAGTCCAGAGTTCTTAAAGGCTGTTGATCACACAGCTACCTGACCAACCAAGATGCAGGAGCCAAACAGGCACCAGGTATACCTCATGaactttcatgtttattttaaacaatgctGGCAGCTGGGTACATTCTGACCCACTGCCTGGGCCATAGAGAATAACATCCTAATCACTGACCAAGTGAGCATTTCTGATGTTAGTTCTCTTCCCTGTGGCTTCAAGCTTTCCCAGAAATTAAAAAGAGCTGAGTAAAACAAACCTATTGTACTAACTCTTTCCTCACTGAGCACAATACACACATTATTCTGTGCATATTGTGCTCAGTGTGTAGAGTTAGTACAACATGTTTTTGAAAAGCAATATATATTAAAGTTATCGGTAATATATATTGCCTTTCAAAAAGGCAGTTTTTTACCAAAATATATATCAgtaatatatatttcctttcaaaAAGGAAAGGCAATATATATTAAAgtgatttaaatattatcttattttttcatggctgcatgtTATTCTTGGGCATGGAGGCACTATTATTTGCTTAGTCAGTCACCTATTGCTGGAGAACTGGACCTGTACTATTTCACTGTTATAAAAATTGATACAATTAATGTCTCCATTTGGTGGGGGATATGAGTAAGTATTCTCATAAGAATCACCACTTATAAAAGAATGAACATGAAAGTGGACACAGAGTAACCCATCAGCCTCCTTGCAAATTGCCTTCTTCCACTTGGAAAAGTTgtaatttattcaatttatttgtaTGACATTGCCAATTATCCCTcttgtgttctttttaaaaaattaccaccagcagtgtaagtgACTGTCACCTCCTCCCCACATCCTAAGGCAGCAATTTCTGATTTGGAGTCATGGGAATTTCACTTTGACAATTTCATCTGCCAACATGCAATAACATCTGTCTCTATACTGATGTGATTGTGCATTTGGGCTTGGGTTTAAATCCCTGTACCACCTTAACTAGCAAAGAGACATTATGCAACTGACAACCTCTTATGATTTTCTGTGAATTAATTGAAGATTTATGTGAAACACAGTAAGTGTTCTGCAAATGCTTGCTTTACTGGTTTATTTAGTATTCTAATTTAAATTGATAAAATTCTTCTTATTACTGTCTTGTGCTAAACAGTAATATTTATGGCTGATGTGATTTATATATTATTCCAAGACATGTAActacaagaaaatgtttttcctatCCAtatttaagttctaggatacatgtgcagaatattcaaaattgttgcataggtacatacattgcAATGTGGTTTattgcctccatccctgtcatctatatctggtatttctccccatgttatccctcaccaactccctacccctgctgtccctccccaagtcccccccaatagaccccagtgtgtgatgctcccctccctgtgtccatgtgttctcattgt from the Callithrix jacchus isolate 240 chromosome 1, calJac240_pri, whole genome shotgun sequence genome contains:
- the LOC100896115 gene encoding LOW QUALITY PROTEIN: fatty acid synthase-like (The sequence of the model RefSeq protein was modified relative to this genomic sequence to represent the inferred CDS: inserted 5 bases in 3 codons; deleted 3 bases in 2 codons; substituted 7 bases at 7 genomic stop codons), with protein sequence MRTAGPLVVTTYQGHVCQETLVQQKGSNLDRGVCGSSTSFQLETVCLGSSPPYRVAQFQGASHGGIPHNPSLSTTNHFRGYLSLSCFKVILFWATSFSSGEVQEQLISSLYQPAGVAPESLEYIETHGMGTKVGDPQELKGIGQALCATHQEPLLIGSTKSNMGHPXTASGLAALAKVLLSLEHRLWAPNLHFHNPNPEIPALLDRRLQVVEQPLPVRGGNMGINSFGFGGSNVHVILKPNTQPPPAPAPHATLPHLLQASGCTPEAMQKLLEQGLQHSQDLAFLSMLNDIAAASTTAMPFRGYAMLCGKSSGLKVQQVPTGERPLWFICSGMGTQXCGMELSLMCLSLFRDSILRSDEAVNPLGLKASQLLLSXDESTFDNIIHAFVSLTAIQIGLIDLLSCMGLRPDGIIGHSLGKVACGYADGCLSQEEAVLSAYWRAQYIKEANIPKGAMAAVGLSWEECKQRCPPGMVSACHNSEDMVTISGPQGPVYEFVEQLKQEGVFAKKVRMGSMAFHSYLMEGIAPPLLQALKKMIQELKPRXACWFSTSILEAQWHTSLAYTCSPEYNVNNLVSPALFQEALGHLPEHAVVLEIVPHTLLQAVLKCGLKPSCTIIPLMKKDHRDNLELFLTGISKLHLSGIDANPTALFPPVEFLVPRGMPLISLLIKWDHSLAWDVPAAEDFPSGSGSPSATIYTIDTSPESPDHYLVDHRINGRIVFPATGYLCLVWKMLARALGLAVEQLPVVFEDVEVHQATILPKTGTMSLEVWLLEASHTFELSESGHLIVSGKVYQWEDPDPRLFDHPESPAPSPREPFFLVQAEVYKNLRLYGYKYGPHFQGILEASLDGNLGKLLWMDYWVPFLDAMLQMSILSKSQCSLLLPTRITAIHIDPATHRPKLYTQQDEAQVADVVVSRCLKTTVTGGVHLFLLHASAAPRRQQEHWAPILEKFCFTPHVEDGCLSGNTALKEELWLCKGLVQALQTKVTQQGLKMMVPRLDGAQVPQDSLQQALPQLLSAACELQLNENLQLGLAQLLAQEMFELPEDPLLSGLLDSLALKACVDTDLENIPSLKMKVVEVLAGHGHLYSHIPGLLNTQPLLQLSYTATDHHPQALEXLQQHGIAQGQWDPSDPAPSALGSTDLLVCNCAVAALRDPASALGNMVAALREGPVGGHIPEEVRCSEEAALVPVVYTTAYYALVVRGRVQRRETVLIHSGSGGMGQAAIAIALSLGCHVFTTMRSAEKQAYLQARFSQLDSTSFTNSRDTSFEKHXGGKGVDLVLNSLAEEKLQASMRCLAQHGRFLETGKFDLSNNHPLGMAIFLKNVTFHRILLDLLFNYASAAWREVTALLQPGIHNGVVQPLKCTVFPRTQVEDAFHYMAQGKHIGKVVMQVRAEEPEAVLKGAKPTLIAAISKTFFLPHMSXVAAGGLGGFGLELAQWLIKRGAQKLVLMARSGIRTGYQAKKVREWRHLGVQVQVSTSNASSLEGARGLIAEATQLKPMGGIFNLAIVLRDAMLENXSPESFQDISKPKYSGTLNLDKVTREACPELDYFVVFSVIYGRGKAGQTNYGFANSTMERICEKHLHDGLPGLAMQWGAIGDVGMVLEAMGTNDMVIRCTLPQRMASCLGVLDLFLNQPHAVLSSFVLAEXAAAYKDGDGRRDLVKAVAPILGIRDLAGVNLDSSLADLGLDLLMGVEVRQTLEHEHDLALSMCEVRQLTLRKLQELSSKAELASPTPKNSPAQQQSQLNLRSLLVNPEGPTMTRLNSVQSSXRHLFLVHPIEGSTIVFHSLGYRLSIPTYGLQCTRAALLDSIHSLAAYYIDCIRQMQPEGPYRVAGYSYGACLAFELCSQLQAQQSLAPTNNRLFLFDGSHTYVLAYTQSYRAKLTPGCEAEAETEAMYFFVQQFTDAEHSRVLEMLLPLKGLEERVAAAVDLITKSHQGLDRQELSFAALSFYYKPRAAKQYTPKAKYHRNVTLLRAKTSGADYNLSQVCDGKVSVHIIEGDHRTLLEGRGLESIISIIHSSLAEPPVSVREA